From a single Candidatus Anaeroferrophillus wilburensis genomic region:
- the pilB gene encoding type IV-A pilus assembly ATPase PilB — protein MHMNLKNKRLGEMLVSAKLLTDNQLAQALQDQKMNGGRLGSVLVRLGFINDDDLINFLCVQYGVPAVNLRDFKIDEQVASLIPTDVINKYLTIPINRVGSTLIVATCDPSNISAIDDIKFITGYNVEIVVAPETVIKETIEKLYDSTSVLEDVMSTFDDAEMELIQEEDEVSVGELKRETEDAPVIRLVNLILVDAIRKGASDIHLEPYEKLFRVRYRIDGVLHEVMKPPMKLKNAIISRLKIMSELDIAERRLPQDGRIKMKIGKGKTMDFRVSVLPTLFGEKIVLRLLDQSNLQLDMTKLGFEETPLAQVKDAIYRPYGMVLVTGPTGSGKTTTLYSALSDLNKISDNIMTAEDPVEFNLQGINQVQIREKIGLTFAAALRSFLRQDPDIILVGEMRDLETAEISIKAALTGHLVLSTLHTNDAPSTVTRLINMGVEPFLIVSSLNLIMAQRLARQICQNCREPEEIPVKALIQAGIPEAKAAETVCFKGKGCGNCNNTGYKGRIALYEVMPMTDGLKTAVIEGANTIELKQMAIENGMKSLRQSGLSKMIEGVTSFQEVLRVTAKD, from the coding sequence ATGCACATGAATCTGAAAAATAAACGCCTGGGCGAGATGCTGGTCAGCGCCAAACTGCTCACCGACAACCAGCTGGCCCAGGCGCTGCAGGACCAGAAAATGAACGGCGGCCGGCTGGGCTCGGTCCTCGTCCGGCTCGGCTTTATCAACGATGACGACCTGATCAATTTTCTCTGCGTCCAGTACGGCGTCCCGGCGGTCAACCTGCGGGATTTCAAGATTGATGAACAGGTCGCCAGCCTGATCCCCACCGACGTCATCAACAAATACCTCACCATTCCCATCAACCGTGTGGGTTCGACCCTCATCGTCGCCACCTGCGACCCCTCCAACATCTCGGCCATCGATGACATTAAATTCATCACTGGTTACAATGTTGAAATCGTCGTGGCCCCGGAAACGGTAATCAAGGAGACCATTGAAAAGCTCTATGACTCCACCTCGGTCCTCGAAGATGTCATGTCAACCTTCGATGACGCCGAGATGGAGCTGATCCAGGAGGAGGATGAGGTCAGTGTCGGTGAACTGAAACGGGAAACCGAGGACGCCCCGGTCATCCGGCTGGTGAACCTGATCCTAGTGGACGCCATCCGCAAAGGCGCCAGTGATATCCACCTGGAGCCCTATGAAAAGCTGTTTCGGGTCCGCTACCGGATCGACGGGGTTCTCCACGAGGTGATGAAGCCGCCCATGAAGCTGAAAAACGCCATCATCTCGCGCCTTAAGATCATGTCGGAGCTTGACATCGCCGAACGGCGGCTGCCCCAGGACGGCCGCATCAAGATGAAGATCGGCAAGGGCAAAACGATGGATTTCCGGGTCTCGGTCCTGCCGACCCTGTTTGGTGAAAAAATCGTTCTCCGATTGTTGGACCAATCAAACCTGCAGCTCGACATGACCAAACTGGGGTTCGAGGAAACTCCCCTGGCCCAGGTCAAGGATGCCATCTACCGGCCCTATGGCATGGTCCTGGTCACCGGACCCACCGGCAGCGGTAAAACCACCACCCTCTATTCCGCCCTCAGCGATCTCAACAAAATTTCCGATAATATTATGACCGCCGAGGATCCGGTGGAATTCAACTTGCAAGGCATCAACCAGGTGCAGATCCGAGAAAAGATCGGCCTGACCTTTGCGGCCGCCCTGCGCTCCTTCCTGCGCCAGGATCCGGACATCATCCTAGTGGGGGAGATGCGGGATCTGGAAACGGCGGAGATCAGCATCAAGGCGGCCCTTACCGGCCACCTGGTGCTCTCCACCCTGCATACCAATGATGCGCCAAGCACGGTCACCCGGCTGATCAACATGGGGGTGGAACCGTTTTTGATTGTCTCCTCCCTGAACCTGATCATGGCCCAGCGGCTGGCCCGGCAGATTTGCCAGAACTGCCGCGAGCCGGAGGAGATTCCGGTCAAAGCCCTGATTCAGGCCGGCATCCCGGAGGCCAAAGCCGCCGAGACCGTCTGCTTTAAAGGCAAGGGCTGCGGCAACTGCAACAACACCGGCTACAAAGGGCGGATCGCCCTGTATGAAGTCATGCCGATGACCGACGGCCTGAAGACGGCAGTCATCGAAGGCGCCAACACCATTGAACTCAAGCAGATGGCCATTGAAAACGGCATGAAAAGCCTGCGCCAGAGCGGCCTGAGCAAAATGATCGAGGGAGTTACCAGCTTTCAAGAAGTTTTACGGGTCACGGCAAAGGATTGA
- a CDS encoding type IV pilus twitching motility protein PilT — translation MATLHQLLKTMHDENASDLHITSGTPPQLRIDGKLYPLELPPMTPTDTKQMCYSVLTDSQKHRFEENNELDLSFGVKGLSRFRANIFVQRGTVAGAFRAIPYEIRSFEDLGLPPVIQELTKKPSGLILVTGPTGSGKSTTLAAMIDKINRERHEHILTIEDPIEFVHQHKKCIVNQREIKSDTDTFANALRYILRQDPDVVLVGELRDLETVASSLTVAETGHLTLATLHTNNCAQTINRIIDIFPSHQQPQIRSQLSFVLEGVVSQQLLPRSNGKGRVMALELMIPNPAIRNLIREDKIHQIYSQMQVGQTKFSMQTMNQSLASLYQRGQISFTDALTKSSDPDELRQMVGNRAI, via the coding sequence ATGGCAACACTGCACCAACTGCTTAAAACCATGCACGACGAAAACGCCTCCGACCTGCACATTACGTCGGGAACCCCGCCCCAGCTGCGGATCGACGGCAAGCTCTACCCGCTGGAGCTGCCGCCCATGACCCCCACGGACACCAAACAGATGTGCTACAGCGTCCTCACCGACTCCCAGAAGCACCGTTTCGAGGAAAACAACGAACTGGACCTCTCCTTCGGGGTCAAGGGGCTGAGCCGCTTCCGGGCCAACATCTTCGTCCAGCGGGGCACGGTGGCCGGCGCATTCCGGGCAATCCCCTACGAGATCAGATCCTTCGAGGACCTGGGACTGCCGCCGGTCATCCAGGAACTGACCAAAAAACCCTCAGGCCTGATCCTGGTCACCGGCCCCACCGGCAGCGGCAAATCGACCACCCTGGCGGCGATGATCGACAAGATCAACCGGGAGCGCCATGAGCACATCCTCACCATCGAGGATCCGATCGAATTTGTCCACCAGCACAAGAAATGCATCGTCAACCAGCGGGAGATCAAATCGGACACCGACACCTTCGCCAACGCCCTGCGCTACATTCTCCGCCAGGACCCCGACGTCGTCCTGGTGGGTGAACTCCGCGACCTGGAAACCGTCGCCTCATCCCTGACGGTTGCCGAAACCGGCCACCTGACCCTGGCCACCCTGCATACCAACAACTGCGCCCAGACCATCAACCGGATCATCGACATCTTTCCCTCCCACCAACAGCCGCAGATCCGCTCGCAGCTCTCGTTTGTCCTCGAGGGGGTGGTCTCCCAGCAGCTGCTGCCACGCAGCAACGGCAAGGGCCGGGTGATGGCCTTGGAGTTGATGATTCCCAACCCGGCAATCCGCAACCTGATCCGCGAGGACAAGATCCACCAGATCTACTCCCAGATGCAGGTGGGGCAGACCAAGTTCTCCATGCAGACCATGAACCAGTCTCTCGCCAGCCTCTACCAGCGGGGACAGATAAGTTTTACCGACGCCCTGACCAAAAGCTCCGATCCGGATGAACTCCGGCAGATGGTGGGCAATCGCGCGATTTAG
- a CDS encoding type II secretion system F family protein produces MTVFQWQAKNHQGKKVKGEQSALSDSMVTLALRKQGMTDIKVKKKPKEIEINLPFLKAKVPEKEVVVFTRQFSTMINAGLPIIQCLDIQSSQQENKEFKKILLAIKESVEGGETLAEALRHHPTVFDSLYCNMVEAGETGGALDVILNRLAFFMEKNMKLKKQVKGALVYPSSVMAVAVIVVAIMMVFVIPSFEKMFSGFGAELPALTQLVVNISKFVRGNILVMIGILIAMVVAFKQTYKTEKGRLFFDRLFLKLPVFGILLRKVAVAKFTRTLGTMISSGVPILTSLEIVARTAGNVVIERAVLSTRESISQGKTIAEPLEDSGIFPSMVVQMISVGESTGALDEMLNKIADFYDDEVDAAVAALTSLIEPLLMVFLGSVLGTMIVAMYLPIFKLGSVVH; encoded by the coding sequence ATGACCGTTTTTCAATGGCAAGCCAAAAACCACCAGGGCAAGAAAGTCAAGGGGGAGCAGTCAGCCCTCTCCGACAGCATGGTGACCCTGGCACTGCGCAAGCAGGGAATGACCGACATCAAGGTCAAGAAAAAGCCCAAGGAGATCGAGATCAACCTGCCCTTCCTGAAGGCCAAGGTGCCGGAAAAGGAAGTGGTCGTCTTCACCCGCCAGTTTTCCACCATGATCAATGCCGGCCTGCCGATCATCCAATGTCTGGACATCCAGTCATCCCAACAGGAGAACAAGGAGTTCAAGAAAATTCTCCTGGCAATCAAGGAAAGCGTCGAGGGCGGCGAAACCCTGGCCGAGGCCCTGCGCCATCACCCCACGGTTTTCGACTCCCTCTACTGCAACATGGTGGAAGCCGGTGAAACCGGCGGCGCCCTGGATGTCATCCTCAACCGCCTGGCCTTCTTCATGGAAAAAAACATGAAGCTCAAGAAGCAGGTCAAAGGCGCCCTGGTCTACCCGAGTTCGGTCATGGCGGTGGCGGTCATCGTTGTGGCGATCATGATGGTGTTCGTTATTCCGTCTTTCGAAAAAATGTTTTCCGGTTTCGGCGCCGAGCTGCCGGCCCTCACCCAGCTGGTGGTCAACATCAGCAAATTCGTCCGCGGCAATATTCTGGTCATGATCGGCATCCTGATCGCGATGGTGGTTGCTTTCAAACAGACCTATAAAACCGAAAAAGGCCGGCTCTTTTTCGACCGCCTGTTTCTCAAATTGCCGGTGTTCGGCATCCTGCTGCGCAAGGTGGCGGTGGCCAAGTTCACCCGCACCCTGGGGACGATGATCTCCAGCGGCGTTCCCATTCTCACCTCCCTGGAAATCGTCGCCCGGACGGCGGGCAACGTGGTTATCGAACGGGCGGTGTTGTCAACCCGGGAAAGCATCAGCCAGGGAAAGACCATTGCCGAACCGCTGGAGGACAGCGGCATTTTCCCCTCCATGGTGGTACAGATGATTTCGGTGGGTGAGTCCACCGGCGCCCTGGACGAGATGCTCAACAAGATCGCCGATTTCTACGACGACGAAGTGGATGCGGCGGTGGCGGCCCTGACCTCGCTGATTGAACCCCTGCTGATGGTCTTTCTCGGCTCGGTGCTGGGCACCATGATCGTTGCCATGTACCTGCCGATCTTCAAACTGGGTTCCGTAGTCCATTAA
- a CDS encoding PAS domain S-box protein encodes MPRRIKTLLAFRVFLVTLLLGILILFDFAWPDTTRPLSTSLYFFIAAVYLLTIIYVALLPRLRNRQWFLFFQLAMDAALVSTLLLLTGGFYSLFFPLYYFIILGAALFLERQHNLALLLLCCLCYLGVIGGHFFEPASLLLTLPPIIKATRAPFASALFLRLASFIIFAIILWLITREHSRTQEKLEQRENDLVTMKRTNDHIVQSIDSGLLTVDTMMKIISLNRAGEQLLGQQLTDILGRSLEALLPELTILPEKTALQRHETIYQHPDGRRLTLGYSITALSNEKGEQLGRIVVFQDLTELKKIEQQLKIADRLAVLGRLSASMAHEIRNPMAAIRGSVEMLHSELALTDPAHAKLMQIVMRESDRLNRLITDFLSFARQDSREQTTIDLVALLKEIIFLFKTQFPRLTFVEDFQAERPVITGNQDQLRQVFWNLIKNAAEAIADQGTITIRSLEKPLTAGQPDDQNRVLAVEIEDTGTGIPEEVMNKIFEPFFTTKKEGTGLGLFIVFQLLKLNGGTITLHNRTPDPGTTTTIIWGRC; translated from the coding sequence ATGCCTAGACGGATCAAAACACTCCTGGCTTTCCGGGTTTTTCTCGTCACCCTTCTGCTGGGGATTTTGATCCTTTTTGATTTCGCCTGGCCCGACACTACCCGGCCGCTGTCCACTTCCCTCTATTTTTTCATCGCCGCCGTCTATCTGCTGACCATCATCTACGTGGCGCTACTGCCCCGGCTGCGAAACCGCCAGTGGTTCCTTTTTTTCCAACTGGCTATGGACGCCGCCCTGGTCAGCACCCTGCTGCTGCTTACCGGCGGCTTTTACAGTCTCTTCTTCCCCCTCTACTATTTCATCATTCTCGGAGCCGCCCTTTTTCTTGAACGGCAGCATAACCTGGCTCTGCTGCTGCTCTGCTGCCTCTGCTACCTGGGAGTGATCGGCGGCCACTTTTTTGAACCGGCCAGCCTCCTCCTGACCCTGCCGCCGATCATCAAAGCGACCAGGGCCCCCTTCGCCTCGGCCCTCTTTCTTCGGCTGGCATCATTCATCATCTTCGCAATCATTCTCTGGCTGATCACCAGAGAGCATTCCCGGACCCAGGAAAAACTCGAACAGCGGGAGAATGATCTGGTCACCATGAAAAGGACCAACGACCACATCGTCCAGTCCATTGACAGCGGCCTGCTGACCGTCGATACGATGATGAAGATTATCTCCCTTAATCGGGCGGGGGAACAGCTGCTCGGCCAACAACTGACGGACATCCTGGGACGGAGCCTGGAGGCGCTGCTGCCGGAACTGACCATCCTGCCGGAGAAAACAGCACTGCAGCGCCATGAAACCATCTATCAACATCCCGACGGCCGGCGGCTGACCCTGGGCTATTCGATCACCGCGTTGAGCAACGAAAAGGGTGAACAGCTGGGCAGGATTGTTGTTTTTCAGGATCTCACCGAGCTGAAAAAGATCGAGCAGCAGCTCAAGATTGCCGACCGGCTGGCCGTTCTTGGGCGGTTATCGGCCAGCATGGCCCATGAAATCAGAAATCCCATGGCCGCCATCCGCGGCTCGGTGGAGATGCTCCACAGTGAACTGGCGCTCACCGATCCGGCCCACGCCAAGCTGATGCAGATTGTCATGCGCGAATCGGACCGCCTCAACCGCCTGATCACTGATTTTCTCTCCTTCGCCCGCCAGGACAGCCGGGAGCAAACCACCATCGACCTGGTTGCCCTGCTCAAGGAGATCATCTTCCTGTTCAAAACCCAGTTTCCCCGGTTGACGTTTGTAGAAGATTTTCAGGCCGAGCGACCGGTGATCACCGGCAACCAGGATCAACTCCGGCAGGTATTCTGGAACCTGATTAAAAACGCTGCCGAGGCAATAGCGGACCAGGGAACCATCACCATCCGCAGCCTTGAAAAGCCCCTGACCGCGGGGCAGCCAGACGATCAGAACCGAGTGCTTGCCGTCGAGATCGAGGACACCGGCACCGGCATTCCTGAAGAAGTCATGAATAAAATCTTCGAGCCCTTCTTCACCACCAAAAAGGAGGGTACCGGCCTGGGTTTGTTCATCGTCTTCCAGCTGCTGAAACTCAATGGCGGCACCATCACCCTGCACAATCGCACCCCCGATCCCGGCACCACCACCACCATCATTTGGGGACGTTGTTAA